The proteins below come from a single Fastidiosipila sanguinis genomic window:
- a CDS encoding extracellular solute-binding protein, with translation MKKFKLSKLASILLVSVLTLSACNNSSATKDPSDSGKETGQETTEATTDSIELEEEDLSIYDDVESTFDPKKNVPNINVDLPLTDEPVKYTAMISYALGVKDPNEMALYQERAKETGVNIEYDWVLESAKAERLATTLASGDLPDVFVNMGISMDQLGTYGDTAGLFMDITDYAKDESIMPNLKWIFEQHPEALAASVSYAGKLYGVPRINNFSVWPGNGIHIRDTQVINAKWLDKLGLDMPETIDDFVEVLTAFKNQDPNGNGEQDEIPLSFNYNSTWTGSPESTLFGPFGFIGNGTKLNIVEGDVIYGIQHNNYVEAIQYINKLWSNGLIDAEAFTHENERYIGKGQSETPVYGVAIEWTGTEVVGDRVALELDEKNEYVPLPPLKGPNGERLWRNELSGLARNKAIFSAKAENPELLMKYFDYLYTPDNSIQETYGMFDRQTYKVKEGLWAASQLPKDWTWEEWLRESSTREMPYYVGSNMAENKYNEKGEGKEGNFKYKLSSIFAPYAQDLKDVYTGYENRTPEESEIIDRLEPQIKNAIIEQEVKWIMGEGDVTAEYDAFINSLESLGLSEVLKQYQAARDRYTSN, from the coding sequence ATGAAAAAATTCAAATTGAGTAAGTTAGCTAGTATATTGTTAGTAAGTGTTTTAACATTATCAGCTTGTAATAACAGTTCAGCGACTAAAGATCCGTCTGATTCAGGAAAAGAAACAGGACAGGAAACAACAGAGGCAACTACAGATTCTATAGAGTTAGAAGAGGAAGATTTATCTATTTATGATGATGTAGAGAGTACCTTTGATCCCAAAAAGAATGTGCCGAATATAAACGTAGACCTTCCATTAACTGATGAACCAGTTAAATATACAGCTATGATTTCTTACGCTTTAGGAGTTAAAGATCCTAACGAGATGGCACTTTACCAAGAACGTGCTAAAGAGACAGGTGTTAATATTGAATATGACTGGGTTTTGGAATCTGCAAAAGCCGAAAGATTAGCTACCACTTTAGCGTCCGGAGATTTACCTGATGTTTTTGTTAATATGGGCATAAGTATGGATCAATTAGGAACATATGGTGACACTGCCGGTCTATTCATGGATATAACAGATTATGCAAAAGATGAGAGTATAATGCCGAATCTGAAATGGATTTTTGAGCAACATCCAGAAGCTCTAGCAGCCTCCGTATCTTATGCAGGAAAGTTATATGGTGTTCCTAGAATTAACAACTTTTCCGTATGGCCTGGGAATGGAATTCATATTAGAGATACACAAGTTATTAATGCGAAATGGCTAGATAAATTAGGATTAGATATGCCTGAAACTATAGACGATTTTGTAGAAGTTTTAACAGCATTCAAGAATCAAGATCCTAATGGTAATGGGGAGCAAGATGAGATCCCACTATCTTTTAATTACAACTCAACTTGGACAGGAAGTCCTGAATCAACATTGTTTGGTCCATTTGGATTTATTGGAAATGGTACTAAATTAAATATTGTTGAAGGTGATGTTATTTACGGAATTCAGCACAATAACTATGTTGAAGCAATTCAATATATTAATAAGCTCTGGTCAAATGGTTTAATAGATGCTGAAGCTTTTACCCATGAAAATGAAAGATATATTGGTAAAGGTCAAAGCGAAACTCCAGTTTATGGTGTTGCGATTGAGTGGACAGGTACAGAAGTTGTTGGAGATAGAGTAGCTCTTGAACTTGATGAGAAAAATGAATATGTACCTCTGCCACCATTAAAAGGACCTAATGGTGAAAGATTATGGAGAAATGAACTATCTGGACTTGCAAGAAACAAAGCTATTTTTTCAGCAAAGGCAGAAAATCCAGAGTTATTGATGAAATATTTTGATTATCTCTATACACCAGATAATTCAATTCAAGAGACTTATGGTATGTTTGATCGCCAAACATATAAGGTAAAAGAAGGACTATGGGCTGCTTCTCAGTTGCCAAAAGATTGGACATGGGAAGAGTGGTTGAGAGAGTCTTCTACTAGAGAGATGCCATACTATGTAGGATCAAATATGGCAGAGAATAAATATAATGAAAAAGGTGAAGGAAAAGAAGGAAACTTCAAGTATAAGCTTTCATCAATATTCGCACCATATGCTCAGGACTTAAAGGATGTTTATACCGGTTATGAAAATAGAACCCCTGAAGAAAGTGAAATTATTGATAGATTAGAGCCTCAAATTAAAAATGCAATTATAGAACAAGAAGTTAAGTGGATCATGGGTGAAGGAGATGTAACAGCAGAATATGATGCATTTATCAATAGCTTAGAGTCTCTAGGTTTATCTGAAGTCTTAAAGCAATATCAAGCTGCAAGAGATCGTTATACAAGTAATTAA
- a CDS encoding helix-turn-helix domain-containing protein: MFNISEQEIDLEAVSRNNVVVVSNGSGILELNNMLGLRFSDSTYLYLIPENKIQELKNIEEKDVRALGVVFMKPCSTFAEVIQEAYLLSWKFFNSNFGDSGNSPIFFEKEFDCVLENKTISEINNKIEELIYLRNRNLYKQVFKVGSETLALLEEVPEENLGIDLLSKLYCVITKREHSDLSLSSLTNISEKEAIYEKLISEYKNAHDLIYSFRKFINCFCDKANSYQNESNVKSNEAKIIEIMQENYMDNLNLSKVSRAVELSNSYVAKLIKDHTGENFTDCLNEIRLKNAENLLKNTEMSVNDISYYVGFNYPSYFRRIFKKKE; the protein is encoded by the coding sequence ATGTTTAATATTTCAGAACAAGAAATTGATTTAGAAGCTGTAAGTAGAAATAATGTAGTGGTGGTTAGCAATGGGTCAGGAATACTTGAGCTAAATAATATGTTGGGATTAAGATTTAGTGATAGTACATATTTGTATTTGATACCTGAGAATAAAATTCAAGAACTTAAAAATATAGAAGAAAAAGATGTAAGAGCTTTAGGTGTAGTCTTTATGAAACCCTGCAGTACTTTTGCAGAGGTTATTCAAGAGGCATATTTATTATCTTGGAAATTTTTTAATTCTAATTTTGGGGATAGTGGAAATTCTCCTATATTCTTCGAAAAAGAGTTTGACTGTGTTTTGGAAAATAAAACAATATCAGAAATCAATAATAAAATAGAAGAGTTAATTTATTTAAGAAATAGAAATCTATATAAACAAGTTTTCAAGGTAGGCTCAGAAACTTTAGCATTATTAGAGGAAGTTCCTGAAGAGAACTTGGGAATTGATTTACTTAGCAAACTTTATTGCGTGATTACAAAAAGAGAACATTCAGATTTATCCTTAAGTTCATTGACTAACATAAGTGAGAAAGAAGCCATTTATGAAAAGCTAATATCGGAGTATAAAAACGCACATGATTTAATATATAGTTTTCGTAAATTTATAAATTGTTTTTGCGACAAAGCTAATAGTTACCAGAATGAATCAAATGTTAAGAGTAATGAGGCTAAAATAATTGAAATCATGCAAGAGAATTACATGGATAACTTAAACTTAAGTAAAGTTTCACGCGCTGTGGAGTTAAGTAACTCCTACGTAGCAAAGCTTATTAAAGATCATACTGGAGAAAACTTTACAGATTGCCTCAATGAAATTAGATTAAAAAATGCTGAAAATTTATTAAAGAATACTGAAATGAGTGTGAATGATATATCTTATTATGTGGGGTTTAATTATCCAAGTTATTTTAGACGAATATTTAAAAAAAAAGAATAA
- a CDS encoding carbohydrate ABC transporter permease produces the protein MSKINNESNKGNYNNKKSILDNEELAILKPLPQENSNTNPLVKFLSSDKFFNFVVTTLVTIVIFLIAYPIYVVFIASISDPYAVSNGQVLLLPKGSNIDGFKRVFADPRILSSIINSIVITTLGTSLSLICTMPVAYVLSVEDFRLSKVLFTLVMITIYFSGGMIPDFLLVRGLGLYNTWWALILPGLVSSWNVIITRTFLKKNISGELLDAAKIDGANHWDFFIKVALPLSSTIMVIIGLFYGVGYWNSYANAMIYIKDQDKYPFQLILRDILIREQIAAQSLRLEGDIDGNTMARMSEIALSVKYVVAVIAVLPIIIIFPLVEKYFVKGIMVGSIKG, from the coding sequence ATGAGTAAGATTAATAATGAAAGTAATAAGGGTAATTATAATAACAAGAAAAGTATTTTGGATAATGAAGAATTAGCTATTCTAAAACCTCTACCTCAGGAAAATTCGAATACAAACCCATTGGTAAAGTTTTTAAGCTCTGATAAGTTCTTTAATTTCGTGGTAACTACATTAGTAACAATCGTTATTTTCTTAATAGCTTATCCAATATATGTAGTATTTATTGCATCAATAAGTGATCCTTATGCTGTGAGTAATGGTCAAGTTCTCTTATTGCCTAAAGGAAGTAATATTGATGGTTTTAAGAGAGTTTTTGCAGATCCAAGAATTCTAAGTAGCATTATTAATTCAATAGTAATAACAACTTTAGGTACAAGTTTAAGCTTGATTTGCACTATGCCAGTTGCTTATGTTTTGTCAGTTGAAGATTTTAGATTAAGCAAAGTATTATTCACTCTAGTAATGATAACTATCTATTTTAGTGGTGGAATGATTCCAGATTTTTTATTGGTTCGAGGATTAGGTTTATATAACACTTGGTGGGCATTAATTTTACCTGGACTTGTAAGCTCTTGGAACGTAATTATTACAAGAACATTTTTAAAGAAGAATATTTCAGGTGAATTGCTAGATGCGGCAAAAATAGATGGTGCAAATCATTGGGACTTTTTCATTAAAGTGGCACTCCCACTTAGTTCTACGATCATGGTAATTATTGGACTATTCTATGGTGTTGGATATTGGAACTCATATGCCAATGCGATGATATACATAAAAGATCAAGATAAATATCCATTTCAATTAATACTGAGAGACATTTTAATTAGAGAACAAATAGCAGCTCAATCACTTAGATTAGAAGGTGATATAGATGGAAATACAATGGCTAGAATGAGCGAAATAGCTTTATCTGTGAAATATGTTGTAGCTGTTATAGCAGTATTACCAATTATTATAATTTTCCCGCTTGTCGAAAAGTATTTCGTCAAAGGCATTATGGTGGGATCTATTAAAGGCTAA
- a CDS encoding ABC transporter permease, translating into MSKNKTVRMKKGSKNFFSSTLENIKNFPELYLMVIPYLIWLLIFQYGPMYGVLIGFKDYNSALGVTKSPWTDMYGFKHFYNFLTLSTSKTLILNTLRISIVNLLVYFPLPILLAIGFHHIKVKKLAKAYQTISYIPNFISTVVTVGIMGILLNGQVGVLNKIINYFGGQKIDFLNNSDWFVWIYVGSGIWTGLGWSTIIYTGALSNISPELYEAAEIDGANKWQQIKYIEWPSIAPLVSVMLILSIGGLMSVGWEKAYLLRRPLNLSKSEIISTYTYQQGILGGQYSYTTAIGLFNSVVNIILLLIANGISKLAGNNSLF; encoded by the coding sequence ATGTCAAAAAATAAGACTGTAAGAATGAAAAAGGGGTCAAAGAACTTTTTCTCCAGTACTTTAGAAAATATTAAGAATTTTCCAGAACTCTATTTAATGGTAATTCCATATCTAATTTGGTTGCTTATTTTTCAATATGGGCCAATGTATGGTGTTTTAATTGGTTTCAAAGATTATAATTCTGCTTTAGGTGTTACTAAGTCTCCATGGACCGATATGTATGGATTTAAACACTTCTACAATTTTCTAACACTAAGTACATCCAAGACTTTAATATTAAACACTTTAAGAATATCTATTGTAAATTTACTTGTCTATTTCCCTTTACCAATACTTCTAGCAATAGGTTTTCATCACATTAAGGTGAAAAAATTGGCAAAAGCTTACCAAACTATTTCATATATACCGAATTTTATCTCTACAGTAGTGACAGTTGGAATTATGGGGATTTTACTAAATGGCCAAGTAGGTGTCTTGAATAAAATAATCAATTACTTTGGTGGACAAAAGATTGACTTTTTAAATAATTCTGACTGGTTTGTTTGGATTTACGTAGGTTCAGGAATTTGGACAGGATTAGGTTGGAGCACGATAATTTACACTGGAGCTCTAAGTAATATTAGTCCAGAGCTTTATGAGGCAGCCGAGATTGATGGGGCTAACAAATGGCAACAAATTAAATATATAGAATGGCCTAGCATAGCTCCTCTAGTATCAGTGATGCTGATTTTGAGCATTGGTGGATTAATGAGTGTTGGCTGGGAAAAAGCTTATCTTTTGCGACGACCATTAAATTTATCAAAGAGCGAAATTATTTCAACATATACATATCAACAGGGTATCTTGGGCGGACAATACTCATACACCACCGCTATCGGCTTATTTAATTCCGTAGTAAATATTATTCTTTTATTAATAGCTAATGGTATTTCAAAGCTAGCTGGTAATAACTCTTTATTTTAG
- a CDS encoding sugar phosphate isomerase/epimerase family protein, whose product MSRKNNNPLRFGLSSGFYSEPFSENQAIEYYNAGVRFIEFSQPERRFSDDIETKADDFRKAVNQANKYNIRFTSYHIPYGYDWDISALDEDKRIENLHRILELAEVINSIQEPEIGFILHPSFEPIQDEDREAHIEQAKKSIRYLADELEKINPNIVWAIENLPRTCLAKNSLELLDIVSVDPRMKICFDTNHSLQEDNINFLDAIKDRLVCLHISDYDKVNERHWAPGTGVIDWEAFNKKLAEIDFKGPLTFEVNEYCNGEDRGKITLSDLRQIYFDVLNGE is encoded by the coding sequence ATGAGTAGAAAAAACAATAATCCACTAAGATTTGGACTATCTTCTGGATTTTATTCAGAACCCTTCTCAGAAAATCAAGCAATAGAATATTATAATGCTGGAGTTAGATTTATTGAGTTTTCTCAGCCTGAAAGAAGATTTTCTGATGATATAGAAACCAAGGCAGATGATTTCAGAAAAGCTGTTAATCAGGCAAATAAATATAATATAAGATTCACTTCTTATCATATTCCTTATGGCTATGATTGGGATATTTCAGCCTTAGATGAAGATAAAAGAATTGAAAATCTGCACAGAATTTTGGAGCTAGCTGAAGTTATAAATTCTATACAAGAGCCCGAAATTGGATTTATTTTGCATCCTTCTTTTGAACCTATACAAGATGAGGATAGAGAAGCTCATATAGAGCAGGCTAAAAAATCAATTAGATATTTAGCAGATGAACTAGAAAAGATAAATCCTAATATTGTCTGGGCAATAGAAAATCTCCCAAGAACATGTTTGGCTAAAAATAGTCTAGAACTTCTAGATATAGTGAGTGTGGATCCTAGGATGAAGATATGTTTCGATACTAACCACTCACTACAAGAAGATAATATAAATTTTTTGGATGCTATTAAAGATAGACTTGTATGTTTACATATTTCTGATTATGACAAAGTCAATGAGAGACATTGGGCGCCAGGCACTGGGGTTATTGATTGGGAAGCATTTAATAAAAAATTAGCTGAAATTGATTTTAAAGGTCCACTAACTTTTGAAGTTAATGAGTATTGTAATGGTGAGGATAGAGGTAAAATTACACTTTCTGACCTACGTCAAATATATTTTGACGTTTTAAATGGAGAATGA
- the tpiA gene encoding triose-phosphate isomerase, producing MANYNKKSIADIDVSGKKVLVRVDFNVPLNDKGEVTDDKRIKGALETIKYLVDHKARVILVSHLGRPKNGPEAKFSMKPAVDRLSELLGQEVVLAADVVGEDAKAKAEALKDGEVLMLENVRFHKEETANDPEFARELASFAEIYVNDAFGTAHRAHASTAGAANYLPAVSGFLIQKELEVMGGALTTPERPFVSILGGAKVSDKIGVIENLLEKVDTILIGGGMAYTFLKAQGHEIGSSLVEEDKLDLAKSLLTKAEEKGVKLLLPVDHIVADKYAADAEAKESDIDIEDGWMGLDIGPKTIELYADAIKDAKTVVWNGPMGVFEFEKFAQGTAKVAEAVANSSATSIIGGGDSAAAVEQLGFADKVSHISTGGGASLEFLEGKVLPGIDCLQNKDSRRAYICGNWKMNKGTPKEATALVNELIEKVKNVDSEVLIAVPYTVLGTVSELVAGTNIVVAAENAHQADEGAYTGEISAKFLAEMGVNHVVLGHSERREYFGETDEIVNEKVLASLNWGVRPIVCIGETLEEREAGKEFEVVKTQLLGALKDVPANRVAAHVTIAYEPVWAIGTGKTASSEQAEEICKFVRETLAELYCEDVAANTRILYGGSMKPANAEELLGQANIDGGLIGGASLKADDFAAIAEVYKA from the coding sequence ATGGCAAATTACAACAAAAAAAGTATTGCAGACATTGATGTGTCAGGCAAAAAAGTTTTAGTTCGTGTAGACTTCAACGTTCCTTTGAATGACAAAGGCGAAGTTACAGATGACAAGAGAATAAAAGGTGCTTTAGAAACAATCAAATATTTAGTAGATCACAAAGCACGTGTAATCTTAGTTTCACACTTAGGTAGACCAAAAAATGGTCCAGAAGCTAAATTCTCAATGAAACCAGCAGTAGATCGTTTATCAGAATTACTAGGTCAAGAAGTAGTCTTGGCAGCTGACGTAGTTGGCGAAGATGCAAAAGCAAAAGCTGAAGCTCTAAAAGATGGCGAAGTTCTAATGCTAGAAAATGTTCGTTTCCACAAAGAAGAAACAGCTAACGATCCAGAATTCGCACGTGAACTAGCTTCATTTGCAGAAATCTACGTAAACGATGCATTCGGTACTGCACATAGAGCACACGCATCAACTGCAGGTGCAGCAAACTACTTGCCAGCAGTATCAGGATTCCTAATCCAAAAAGAACTAGAAGTTATGGGTGGTGCTTTAACAACTCCAGAAAGACCATTCGTTTCAATCCTAGGTGGTGCTAAAGTTTCAGACAAAATCGGTGTTATCGAAAATCTTTTAGAAAAAGTTGACACAATCCTAATCGGTGGTGGTATGGCTTATACATTCTTGAAGGCTCAAGGCCACGAAATTGGTAGCTCATTAGTAGAAGAAGACAAACTCGACTTAGCAAAATCACTATTAACTAAAGCTGAAGAAAAAGGCGTTAAACTACTATTACCAGTAGACCACATCGTTGCAGACAAATATGCAGCAGATGCAGAAGCAAAAGAATCAGATATCGATATCGAAGATGGCTGGATGGGTCTAGACATCGGTCCTAAGACAATTGAACTATACGCTGACGCAATCAAAGATGCTAAGACAGTAGTATGGAACGGTCCTATGGGTGTATTCGAGTTTGAGAAATTCGCTCAAGGTACAGCTAAGGTTGCAGAAGCAGTAGCTAACTCATCAGCAACATCAATCATCGGTGGTGGTGACTCAGCTGCAGCAGTTGAACAACTAGGTTTCGCAGACAAAGTTTCACACATCTCAACAGGTGGTGGTGCTTCACTAGAATTCTTAGAGGGTAAAGTTCTACCAGGAATTGACTGCCTACAAAACAAAGACAGCCGCCGTGCATACATTTGCGGTAACTGGAAGATGAACAAAGGTACACCAAAAGAAGCAACAGCTTTAGTAAATGAATTAATCGAGAAAGTTAAAAATGTTGACTCAGAAGTTCTAATCGCAGTACCTTACACAGTTCTTGGTACAGTAAGTGAACTAGTTGCAGGAACAAATATCGTTGTTGCAGCAGAAAATGCTCATCAAGCTGACGAAGGTGCATACACTGGTGAAATTAGTGCTAAATTCTTAGCTGAAATGGGTGTAAACCACGTAGTACTAGGACACAGTGAACGTCGTGAATACTTCGGTGAAACAGACGAAATCGTAAACGAAAAAGTTTTAGCTTCATTAAACTGGGGTGTACGTCCAATCGTATGTATTGGTGAAACTCTAGAAGAAAGAGAAGCAGGTAAAGAATTCGAAGTAGTTAAAACTCAATTATTAGGTGCATTGAAAGATGTTCCAGCAAACAGAGTAGCTGCTCACGTTACAATCGCATACGAACCAGTATGGGCTATCGGTACAGGTAAGACAGCAAGTTCAGAACAAGCTGAAGAAATTTGTAAATTTGTTCGTGAAACTCTAGCTGAACTATACTGTGAAGATGTAGCTGCAAACACACGTATTCTTTACGGAGGTTCTATGAAACCAGCAAATGCAGAAGAACTATTAGGTCAAGCAAACATTGATGGTGGTTTGATCGGTGGTGCTTCACTTAAAGCTGATGACTTCGCAGCAATCGCAGAAGTTTACAAAGCTTAA